The DNA segment TTTGGCACTAAAAGATTTGTTAAGTCTACATGTTGAAACCTGagacaaagaaaccagagttaTGATCAGTATCATATCATGGACAATTGACAGCAAAATAGCATGTAATGTTTCAAGTTTTCAAACTTTCATTTAAACATGCTACTGTTCTTGTAATATTGCAAAAAGTCAAAGGCagtggaagagaggaaaaaaaaacagacaaaaatataaaaacagaaataatgcaAATACTGTTAATCCAACAAATTCAACAAGTTCCCAATTTTCTGAGATGTTGCAAGTACCACAACCACATagaaaagttgtgtttttttggtctCTGAATTGCTGCCCACATGgccaatttattttcagtaattcaaatattaattaataaataatgaagtgaaaatgaaatgacaattcagtctgattatcaaCTCAAAGCAACTCCCAGTgataaacataataaataacatGAACAATATCAGTGTAAAACAGTAAACTCAGTGTAGGATGTTTCTCAATCGTTGTCATAGATGcaatctgaaagaaaaaataatattgaTAAAAAATTATACAAATATTTTACTGTGCAGAAATCTGTTCATTTATAATAAAGATGACCTGAACCTACCATCTCCAATGTCATCGTAGATATCAGcatcactgtaaacaaaaacaaaacgaTCAGTACAGACAGCATGttgttagtctgtgtgtgtatgactgtgtgaatgtttgtggtACTTACTCCATAACAATGTGGCTGGTTGACACATAACCAACTgttagaaacagaaataaagagttTACACATGGATGATATAGGTttagaagtgaaaaaaatgaaaaagcagcagtgtggaaaCCCTACATGTACTCATTCATTATCTTTGTGgtatcaaacacaaacaaacaaacagcagatacTCACACTTGCCCTCCTCATTCCGACAGATCAGTTTGTTGTCCGTGTCTTTGACAATGACGTCAAGCATCTCCCCTGCTTTGATTGGCAGCTCTTTCCCACTCCACTTCTTATTAGTAAGTGTGTGGACGATGGTCACCTGGTATAGCACCTGAATCTCGCCATCATACTGAAAGAGATTGAGCATGATGTTCTCAATTTTTAAGTTTGTGACTTTGAATAGCACGTTAGGTCTATAAATatatggaaaacaaaaatcaatttaaggGTTTAAGTTTAACTTTGTCACACTAATATTCCAATGAAATCAATAAATTCACATTAGGAGGTTTTTCAGTAGGTATGATCCTAGCAGTGGTTAGAGGACTAGATTGATAAGCATGCTTAAAAACATAATAGAGAGACAGACTTTAAACTTTTTCCTGAagtccttctcctctttctcaaactttttctgtttctttggaTCCATCTCCTCAGTCTTGCTTTTGCCTTTTAGGATTGAAAAGCTGTACCGAAAGAAAATAAGTGAGAAGACAAAACCAAAATGGTAAAAACTTCAGTAAAATATATTCCTGAATCTAAATGGACGGACATTATTATGTTCTGAGACTGATGTAATTGTACCTGCTGGGAGGCGGTAAAGACACATTTTGAGAGTCAACATCATCGTATATCTCCTCATCAATTGCTCCTCCTGACTGATCTGTGGTAATATGTGGAAAAAGTCAATGACGTTAAATTACAACATGCACCTGACATTATCATTCATTCAAAGGCAGActacaaataacaaaaaatagaTTGTCAGTTGTAAAGAATATACAGAGGAAGTGTGGGGAACTTTACACCAGTAGTTTATGCTCAGATGCATATTAAAGCCATAAATAAAATTAGACCAGTACAAACGTTAATTGTTAGACATTAGTAATTTGTCAAGGGCGTGCTCTTTAACGTGACACTATGGGACTTTTGCTGAATACCAGTCACTGTAGCCACATGCTACAATGACAGTGTAATGgtgaatattaaaatgtaatgtaacagaaacataagagaaagagagtcatAGAGTCAAAGTGACTCAGTAATTGTAATTTTACAACAATATCTATCTAAACTTTGTTAACATTAGCAAACACGAGTCTATGAGCTCGTGGTCGTACAAAACTGAATTAGGCCAAAGCTGTAAAACTTGTTTGTGTATGGCCAAATGTGGACCTTGCTCAAGAGTACCTTTCAAACCAGCACATCTCTACTTTCAATTTAGACGTCCAAAGCAATGCCAAAGAAGGAAGAATATTAAGAGACAAGTATCTTTTTTCATCAAATATCCACATAAAACATGGTAGTATAATTACAGTGAGTGATACCTGAATTCCCCTCTGCAGTAAACTGACTGGGTGGAGGCACTCTggcacaaaagacaaaaagaaatatattaaaatgttacataatttATATCAAAATATTATCAATTAATAGTAGATTAATATTATTCAAAGCAAATTAATAATAGTATCCACGAATTACAATACATTATTTGAATTAGTATATTTGTTAAACATGCTTTTGACAGTGTTAGCAGATGATGCCTTGATTTTCTGATTATGTCAACAGTCAAGTTAAAGGTCAGTTAAAGGCATGCAAATAACTTGAGAGGATTAGTAAAATCACAGATAATCAATGACACTATAATCACGGAAACACCCAGACTGGTCATGCAATTTGTAAATTAGTGTCCTTCAGTGTTATTCAGACAGAGGTGAAGTTGTTGATCTGATGCTGATCTGCTGAGAAAAATCAACATTCAAAGGCGACTTCGTCCAAGGGGAACTGCTCagctgttaaaaggagagttaTGCCTGAAAGATTAGGGACAACAGTGGACAGAAGATCTGTGATCAGTCTTACTACTTAGTGTATTTTACACTTTAGAGCTGGCAGGACGTCTGTTCCGGTCAAACATCCGCAGGAAGTTAAGTGGCTTCGAAAGAGAAGACCTGGTGTCCAGGGGACTAGAGATTCGACCAAGGATGAAAAAActtgcatttctttttctgtgtcatttttgaATCTCTATGGtgtacttttttccttttagcttCAAAGGTTTATGTAGATTCTACTGCTGGAACAGTTATTCTACCCATTACTTGTGTATCAGTAAATTGGTTCCCACCTGACTTCCAGGTTTGGATCAACAACATCATCATAtatttctcctccctctcctggtAGTGGAGGTAGGACAActacaaaagacaaaaatatattttaattggTGACATATTTTCTTGCAGTAAAACAACCTAGACATGAATTACATGCACAGCTTATGAAGCaatataatgaaattaatgataTTATTGTAAGATTATAAGCATACCTCCTGGTCCTTTAATCCCACTGTAGAGAGAGAAGAATTGGTAATATAGATATTAAAGACTAGCTAAGAGTGGTACTAATTCAGCTTTTAAATCTGCTGGTAATGGTGCAGTTAAATTGAACTTGTTAAATTAGTTCAGCTCAAGggagtagttcaacattttgggaaatatgcagTATATCAAACTGACAGAAGTTGTCAATAACAATAGTGAAATTTTAACAACAAATGTCAtgacaaatgacatttttacaaaagTGCAACTAACAGATGTGGAGTTAGAGTATATAATTTCACATTCCTGGTACCTGTTATCTGAAGAGACGACATCAATGTCATCGTAGACCTCAGGCTCGTATGCCTGCTGAGGCTGACGATTCTTTAGGGTGTTAAAGTCAATTTCCACTGAAGTGGTCTTTACATAACCAACTGTTGGAAACAAAGAGCAGaatgaaatattgatttaagTGTTTTATCCTGTCTTTCCAGTTGGGGCTACAGGGATGTCAAGGCAGACAAGACAGAAGACAGGTGGAAGATAATAAGCCGAGGTAAAGATGTTGGAAATGAGACAAAGGAGGGATAAATAGGTGAACGTACTGGATCCATCCTGCGTCCGTCCCAACCATTTGCCCTCCGGGTTGCCCTGCACACGGATGATGTCCAAAGGATCTCCCTGCTTCAGACCAAGGTCAGTTTTACTGCTTTTGCAGTCCACACAAGCCTTCCCCTGGTGGATGACCTCTAGGGGGCCAACCaactaacacacacaagcaacacacaaacaaaatgtgaaagtgTACACAGAAAAAACCCtgtaaaatatgacatttatttgtGACATGGTTTTAAGAGCAGAGAGGTGTATTCTTTTTATAcggttagcttagtttagcttagcttagcatgaagactgggAACAGGGGAGCTCCTGTCTCGCTCCACTCACTTTGAATTTCTTTCTGGCATCTTGTTCCTTCTTCTCACGTTCTTTCTGCTCCTTCTTCTCAGCCTCCAGTcgttttttctcctccttctcatctttctctctcttcttttcttgtttttgttcagccGCTTCCcttttgaaagagagagagagagagagcattgaGGTTGAGGTTGCACTTGCAAGTGAGAGTATGGCTTACTTGGACGCTCATAagattacaaaatgaaaaaattcAAATGCAGTACTAGCATAAAAGTAAATTAATTGAtgtttattgatgtttttgttaACGCCACATAGCATTTTAGCCTGTAAAGTTTATTCACAATAGATGTCATGAGACTTttataaaaaactaaaacttaaactgtactcaaaacaaaaaaaattgactGCATACCTGACCTTCCCTAAAACATTTTGGCGTGACAGAACAAACATAGCTGCTCATAAATGGaagtttatctgtttatctacATCAGAGTGAGATTGAATAACTTCTTGTAGTATTGCAAAACAACCACCAGAGGGTTGTACTAGTAAAGTTAGAAACAGCTGTACTGGGACTGAGGCCAATACTGAAGTGACACATTTGTATACACATTTACAAAGTTAAAATCAGAGAAGAGCAAATCATGTTTTCAGCTAAGCAGAGACATGCAAAGTCCCTGATCAGactcaaacataaaaaattaaactgtCAAAGTTTTGATCTGGAACATTCTCTCACCATCGTTCATCAAGATCCTCATAcatctctccatcatcatcatcgatTTCCTCCTGAACAGGGAAGGCAGAAGTCAAAAACAGCAATGAAAACCTGGTATtagttcagtgtgtgtctgtcatacAATACATAGTGTACACCTCTGATCCACCTAGGCCCAAGTAAAAACATATTCATGGATATTCACAATAGTCTGCATTCTTAATTTTGCTGGGACTACTGAGGACATAAATGCACTAATCCTTACTTTTTTCAtctgattcacatcatttttacTGTGTTCTGAGCTCAATCTAATATACACTTGGTCTATAAATACACTTTAACTTATTAAAGTGACACTAATTGACTGCACTTTTCTCTTCTCAGTTTACCTATAACTCACTATAGTGTCCGTATTCCACCAGGTTTATTAGTCATGTGTCTTTAAGTGCACACATCCttgtccttttctgtgtttgtgtgtgtgtgtgtgtgtctgtacctgcACACTGTGCTGTGCAGGCAAATCTATATTTATGTAAATGAAATTCAGCGTGTCTCACCTTTGCCTTCTGACTCGGGTGACCTGCAGAGAAACAATGaatcatgatttttttcagaACCGCAGCATGTAAAACAACAGTAATGTGTTCAGTTTCGTATGAATATAACCAAGCTAGACTGTCTAGACCACTAAGGAGAGGAACTACAGTTTTAGTCAGGTATCATATGCAAACAACCAAATTAACCACCACAAAGTTAGACATTGGTTGCAGTAAGACAGACCAGCATGATAATCAGTAATGataaatatagtttttttttatgtgtgtgatggTCAGCATCACATAGTActgttctgtctttctgtggtgCTAAAAACATCAGCGTCTTGCAGTGTGGTATTCGTGGTATTTGCGGCATTAATGCATTACATTTGATCAAATAGGACCATTACTTAACCTgtgggtggtggaggtggaggagagctgGTCAgttcatcaacatcatcatagAAGTCCTCTTGCTGGACCCTGAAAAGCACAGTCAGAATTTACTTTTTGTTAACTGGAGTAGATTCATCCAGaaagtatatacagtatatattttcaGGTGTATTTGTGTTTGGGTACTTGCAGGAATGTGTCACTTACATGGATCCAGGGTGTCGTGGGGGCAGACTGGGGACTGCAGActgagggggtggaggaggggttACATGGTTGCTGTGGTTACTGGTGTGAGAGGACTGAGGAGTAGGGATGATGGGTTTCTTAAATGTGCTGGGACctgtaacaaaaacacatgatgGTAAAAAATGTTCCTTAAATGTAAGTGAAAGTACTCATTATGGAGAGAATGGCTCCTGTCAGTGTAACATCTTATattattgcattattattattattattattgtatcagtgtgtaagcaactttttactgttgtagttggCTGACGTGGAACTAATAACTTAGTCTTGAGTAAAAGGCCAACTGTGAGTGACGCTCCCAGAATGCAAAACCAATAAAGTAGGCAATATATATGAAATTAAACCTTAAAACCTGACATGTGTtcatataataatttaatatt comes from the Lates calcarifer isolate ASB-BC8 linkage group LG9, TLL_Latcal_v3, whole genome shotgun sequence genome and includes:
- the fybb gene encoding FYN-binding protein 1 isoform X2; the encoded protein is MENKSDVKAIMARFQSTGWSTDETSSTPTGRPKQPLHPTLSSGPAIPTKKPVLESLSGSAINVPPKPPFLKNTVSTKSDTEAHEPSKTKALASRFGNTQDDTTSKPAIGNKQQIPLKPPLSQPPESKGPGQRPPFNKPPLSSTLSDSKPAFLKPSPAVGSKPSWVKEDSGGGVTSTTSSTPKIPPLQQKPSSSIIKLRQQNEEQTAASTDTVNKPSPLTNTTVKSASSNFRTAQNMFNKDKNEQPDSGGATKPPLTATNSVTPPKPPANKKPSLKKPSKPSPKPNSVNGDATSGPKRNPLPNSLALGPAPAKPNRPPKVNLENFKRAAEASDDGPSTFKKPIIPTPQSSHTSNHSNHVTPPPPPQSAVPSLPPRHPGSMVQQEDFYDDVDELTSSPPPPPPTGHPSQKAKEEIDDDDGEMYEDLDERWEAAEQKQEKKREKDEKEEKKRLEAEKKEQKEREKKEQDARKKFKLVGPLEVIHQGKACVDCKSSKTDLGLKQGDPLDIIRVQGNPEGKWLGRTQDGSIGYVKTTSVEIDFNTLKNRQPQQAYEPEVYDDIDVVSSDNSGIKGPGVVLPPLPGEGGEIYDDVVDPNLEVRVPPPSQFTAEGNSDQSGGAIDEEIYDDVDSQNVSLPPPSSFSILKGKSKTEEMDPKKQKKFEKEEKDFRKKFKYDGEIQVLYQVTIVHTLTNKKWSGKELPIKAGEMLDVIVKDTDNKLICRNEEGKFGYVSTSHIVMDDADIYDDIGDDCIYDND
- the fybb gene encoding FYN-binding protein 1 isoform X1, which gives rise to MENKSDVKAIMARFQSTGWSTDETSSTPTGRPKQPLHPTLSSGPAIPTKKPVLESLSGSAINVPPKPPFLKNTVSTKSDTEAHEPSKTKALASRFGNTQDDTTSKPAIGNKQQIPLKPPLSQPPESKGPGQRPPFNKPPLSSTLSDSKPAFLKPSPAVGSKPSWVKEDSGGGVTSTTSSTPKIPPLQQKPSSSIIKLRQQNEEQTAASTDTVNKPSPLTNTTVKSASSNFRTAQNMFNKDKNEQPDSGGATKPPLTATNSVTPPKPPANKKPSLKKPSKPSPKPNSVNGDATSGPKRNPLPNSLALGPAPAKPNRPPKVNLENFKRAAEASDDGPSTFKKPIIPTPQSSHTSNHSNHVTPPPPPQSAVPSLPPRHPGSMVQQEDFYDDVDELTSSPPPPPPTGHPSQKAKEEIDDDDGEMYEDLDERWEAAEQKQEKKREKDEKEEKKRLEAEKKEQKEREKKEQDARKKFKLVGPLEVIHQGKACVDCKSSKTDLGLKQGDPLDIIRVQGNPEGKWLGRTQDGSIGYVKTTSVEIDFNTLKNRQPQQAYEPEVYDDIDVVSSDNSGIKGPGVVLPPLPGEGGEIYDDVVDPNLEVSPLDTRSSLSKPLNFLRMFDRNRRPASSKVVPPPSQFTAEGNSDQSGGAIDEEIYDDVDSQNVSLPPPSSFSILKGKSKTEEMDPKKQKKFEKEEKDFRKKFKYDGEIQVLYQVTIVHTLTNKKWSGKELPIKAGEMLDVIVKDTDNKLICRNEEGKFGYVSTSHIVMDDADIYDDIGDDCIYDND